The DNA sequence TTAGCCACGACTATGCTGGCAAAGATTTAGTGGTTATTGGGATTCTAAAGGGGGTGTTTTTTTTTATGGCCGACTTGCTCCGGGCCATCACCATCCCGGTTACGGTTGACTTCCTGGCCATTTCTCGTTACGGCCCCACCGAGCAAACGCATGGTGTAGTTAGACTGACCAAAGATCTGAGCGAACCGTTGGCCGGCCGGCACGTCCTTTTCCTTGAGGATATTATTGACTCCGGCTTCACCACTCACTTTATTATGCGCACCATCAGCCTGCGCGAACCGGCCAGCCTGAACGTGTGTATTTTACTCAATCGCCCTCGCCGCCGCATTATTGACATTGACCCGG is a window from the Anaerolineae bacterium genome containing:
- the hpt gene encoding hypoxanthine phosphoribosyltransferase, which codes for MTVPPSLPWPGDIGPILLTEAQIQQRVAELGSQISHDYAGKDLVVIGILKGVFFFMADLLRAITIPVTVDFLAISRYGPTEQTHGVVRLTKDLSEPLAGRHVLFLEDIIDSGFTTHFIMRTISLREPASLNVCILLNRPRRRIIDIDPAYVGFEIPDYYVVGYGLDFKERYRNLPYIVKYEPE